The following are encoded together in the Bradymonas sediminis genome:
- a CDS encoding nicotinate phosphoribosyltransferase: MNHLSLYGTSLALLTDLYQLTMAQGYWKQGMTKTDAIFHLNFRKPPFGGGYAVAAGLKTAVDYMLKYEFQPDDIEYLEGLRADDDEPLFDPEFLKFLGEMKFSCSVDAMPEGSIVFGHEPMLRIEGPLIQCQLLETALLNIINFQTLIATKAARVCLAAEGEPVLEFGLRRAQGIDGGMAASRAAFIGGCSATSNVLAGKLFGIPVKGTHAHSWIMSFDSEIEAFRAYAEAMPNNVVFLVDTYDTIEGVKNAIIVGDEMKKLGHKAAGIRLDSGDLAWLSIQARKMLDEAGFEDTAIVASNSLNERTIRSLKEQGATIGVWGVGTHLATGWDHPALGGVYKLSAVRAEGGEWKPKIKVSEQRVKISNPGRIQVRRFWRNEPSRFGGKGEFIGDMIYDEFMGEPQTNIIVDPLDSTRRKQLEGSGSDLLKPIFRDGEFVGEEHVKDDLYEIQEHARYMLSYFDDSIKRFEYPHQYPAGLEKSLHDLKTKLIIEARGFEDDTSTTW, encoded by the coding sequence ATGAACCATCTTAGCCTCTACGGTACCTCGCTCGCCCTGCTCACCGACCTCTATCAATTGACGATGGCGCAGGGCTATTGGAAGCAGGGGATGACCAAGACCGACGCGATCTTTCATCTGAATTTCAGGAAACCTCCATTCGGCGGCGGTTATGCGGTGGCGGCGGGGCTGAAGACGGCCGTTGATTATATGCTCAAATATGAGTTTCAGCCCGATGATATCGAATATCTTGAGGGGCTTCGCGCCGATGATGACGAGCCGCTTTTTGACCCTGAGTTTTTGAAGTTTTTGGGGGAGATGAAGTTCTCCTGCAGCGTGGACGCGATGCCCGAGGGGAGCATTGTCTTCGGGCATGAGCCGATGCTTCGCATCGAGGGGCCGCTGATCCAATGCCAATTATTGGAGACCGCGTTGCTCAATATCATCAACTTCCAGACGCTTATCGCGACCAAGGCCGCGCGGGTTTGCCTGGCCGCCGAGGGTGAGCCGGTGCTGGAGTTCGGGTTGCGCCGGGCGCAGGGGATCGACGGCGGCATGGCTGCCTCGCGCGCCGCGTTTATCGGTGGCTGCTCGGCCACCTCCAACGTGCTCGCCGGCAAGCTCTTTGGCATCCCGGTCAAGGGTACGCACGCGCATTCCTGGATTATGAGCTTCGACTCCGAGATCGAGGCGTTTCGGGCCTACGCCGAGGCGATGCCCAATAATGTCGTCTTTTTGGTCGACACCTACGACACGATTGAGGGCGTCAAGAACGCGATCATCGTGGGCGACGAGATGAAGAAGCTCGGCCATAAGGCCGCCGGCATTCGTCTGGACTCCGGAGACCTCGCCTGGCTCAGCATCCAGGCGCGCAAGATGCTCGATGAGGCGGGCTTTGAGGACACCGCGATCGTCGCGTCGAATAGCCTCAATGAGCGCACCATTCGCTCGCTTAAGGAGCAGGGTGCGACCATTGGGGTCTGGGGCGTGGGCACGCATCTGGCGACCGGGTGGGACCATCCGGCGCTGGGCGGTGTGTATAAATTGTCGGCGGTGCGCGCCGAGGGCGGCGAGTGGAAGCCGAAGATTAAGGTGAGCGAGCAGCGGGTGAAGATCTCGAACCCCGGCCGCATCCAGGTGCGCCGATTCTGGCGCAATGAGCCGAGCCGCTTCGGGGGCAAAGGCGAGTTTATCGGCGATATGATCTATGACGAATTTATGGGCGAGCCGCAGACCAATATCATCGTCGACCCGCTCGATAGCACGCGCCGAAAACAGCTCGAAGGCTCCGGCTCCGACTTGCTCAAACCGATCTTCCGCGACGGCGAGTTCGTGGGCGAGGAGCACGTCAAAGACGACCTCTACGAGATTCAGGAGCACGCGCGCTATATGCTGTCGTATTTCGATGACAGCATTAAGCGCTTCGAGTATCCGCATCAATATCCGGCCGGCCTGGAGAAGAGCCTGCACGACCTCAAGACGAAGCTTATCATTGAGGCGCGCGGGTTTGAGGATGATACCTCCACCACCTGGTGA
- a CDS encoding AAA family ATPase, translating into MSQSHSADQVSQAPTRPPSAGASDAAEFDVADLYRDASAVTASEASTSAHDEKLRQAYFWVVNHGIISPFYDIEYNDAPAQSYSFGDQKVRVTLPSEQSYSSYVLLPLLNLALRRRCLLVGGPGRGKTVIAKLMGILSGYSLTEIRQGIQHGQPQMTVADLLGNPIPSTLMSAETMDEVRIAWRKWLSMRIKIIDEYNRIPTRTQSALLTVMADNYAEIYDQVYECPEAAWYLTANDDAGGGTYQVIEALSDRIDVVVKALHFNTRFLDDLVLRIEEGVRPETMVPEEIIFTEAEFEEMSRQIRKVKLPRKLRRRFEFFASHFEFFEPGARQFEYMTKDTVKLTDIELQSLAGGDSGKDGVADLGSQTRNGLSVRALMTCIAFMKGMAYFRGEDTVSYEDMRQILPFVLHDKLVQEPDSPYFEQTNHGALRTDKVSWIRTLLDLSSQEFERLNLDADDPVGAFEIEFEKGLEDVSAREVRKRMVAIERVLKKWSDGGKLYGHMFDDILKLKYLHQRYTNYLRWLEWKT; encoded by the coding sequence ATGAGTCAATCGCATAGCGCAGACCAGGTCTCCCAGGCGCCGACGCGCCCGCCGAGCGCGGGGGCGTCTGACGCCGCTGAGTTCGACGTCGCCGACCTCTACCGGGACGCCTCGGCGGTAACTGCCTCCGAGGCGTCCACCAGCGCCCACGATGAGAAGCTGAGGCAGGCGTATTTTTGGGTCGTCAATCACGGCATAATCAGCCCGTTTTACGATATCGAGTATAACGACGCGCCGGCCCAGTCCTATAGCTTCGGGGACCAGAAGGTGCGGGTGACGCTGCCCAGCGAGCAGAGCTATTCGAGCTATGTGCTGCTGCCGCTGTTGAACCTCGCGCTTCGCCGGCGATGTTTGCTGGTGGGCGGGCCGGGGCGCGGCAAGACCGTCATCGCAAAATTGATGGGGATTTTGTCGGGTTATAGCCTGACCGAGATTCGCCAGGGCATCCAGCACGGCCAGCCGCAGATGACGGTCGCCGACCTGTTGGGTAACCCGATCCCCTCGACGCTGATGTCGGCCGAGACGATGGATGAGGTGCGCATCGCCTGGCGCAAATGGCTGAGCATGCGCATCAAGATTATCGACGAATATAACCGTATCCCGACGCGCACGCAGTCCGCGCTGCTCACGGTGATGGCCGATAATTACGCCGAGATTTACGACCAGGTCTATGAGTGCCCGGAGGCCGCCTGGTACCTGACCGCCAATGATGATGCAGGCGGCGGGACCTATCAGGTGATCGAGGCGCTCAGCGACCGCATCGACGTAGTCGTGAAGGCGCTTCATTTCAATACGCGCTTTCTCGATGACCTGGTGCTGCGCATCGAAGAGGGCGTGCGGCCGGAGACGATGGTCCCCGAGGAGATCATCTTCACGGAGGCCGAGTTTGAGGAGATGAGCCGCCAGATTCGCAAGGTGAAGTTGCCGCGAAAGCTAAGGCGTCGCTTTGAGTTTTTCGCCAGTCATTTCGAGTTCTTCGAGCCGGGGGCGCGCCAATTCGAGTATATGACCAAGGATACGGTAAAACTCACGGATATCGAGCTGCAGTCATTGGCCGGTGGCGACAGCGGCAAAGATGGTGTCGCGGATCTGGGGAGCCAGACGCGAAACGGCCTGTCGGTGCGTGCGCTGATGACCTGCATCGCGTTTATGAAGGGCATGGCTTATTTCCGCGGCGAAGACACGGTGTCCTACGAGGATATGCGCCAGATTCTGCCCTTCGTGCTGCATGATAAGCTCGTGCAGGAGCCCGATTCCCCGTATTTTGAGCAGACCAATCATGGGGCGCTTCGCACCGATAAGGTGAGCTGGATTCGCACGCTTTTGGACCTGTCGAGTCAGGAGTTTGAGCGCCTCAACCTGGACGCAGACGACCCGGTCGGCGCGTTCGAGATCGAGTTTGAGAAGGGCCTGGAAGATGTCAGCGCGCGCGAGGTTCGAAAGCGTATGGTGGCCATCGAGCGGGTGCTCAAGAAGTGGAGCGACGGGGGCAAGCTCTACGGTCATATGTTCGACGATATTCTTAAATTAAAATACCTGCACCAGCGCTATACGAATTATCTGAGGTGGCTTGAGTGGAAGACTTAA